Genomic DNA from Telopea speciosissima isolate NSW1024214 ecotype Mountain lineage chromosome 2, Tspe_v1, whole genome shotgun sequence:
gccaacccccttgggggcgtggacctccctgggcgccaaccccttggACAAAGACCCCCGAGCACGGCTTCCCCGAACACATCATCCccgggcacagtctccctcgaacacgatAGTCatcaccgccatcaacaagacatagatcgcatcaccaaggactctaggccaccgcctatcgagtcacgtattctgaacggactcatatactgagaacctcatctaccacatagatgaggtctatccaccaaggataccaagtctaccatgacactacttcttatgggaagacaactaccaagtctatcaaggacactacgtctcacgggaagacaacctatcaaggaggagccctgctactcagggactctatcacctacggcaaatactctacatcaactgggactctctacaccgccatacactactataaaaggcaaggtacacagccCCATCAGGGAGAGCAAAACACATCTTAACTCaacttgaatactactatttactcatctgtttgctcagagagatctaacttaggcatcggagagtcctaggctggaaccacaccagttctcctttgtcacccagggtcttttataggttacggcactcgaaggaccgctgagcgatttcttgacgcaacagtcGCACACCCCATTTCCtgtatgaagagttacacaaTTGAGTGAGACTTGGATGCATACTTAAACTATTGCGCCCcgtgtgggcgagtgggagatgtaaattgAACACGGGGCCAAGCCTGGTCCAAGCCATCCACAAGAGGTAGGCtagacccgacccgacccgctGCGTGCGGAGagaaccagccacttaagtggctagGTCTCTTTCCCCCTCTTTGGTTGATTCCCAGTGGAAGTCTAAATAGGGGTAgaggtcttagggttttggttttaaatagAAAGCCTATAACCCTAAGACCAGATCATCTAAGAAACCAAATTTTCCCTCTCTCCAGTGTTTTGTattctctttgggattccatctcttccccgGGATTTATAGTGTGGAGTTCTTCGTGGAGAAACCTTTTAAGATATTCAAAGATCGTGAAAGAGATCGTTCGAGTTCGTAAAGCTCGTAGCCAAACTTGTACGAGATCCTCTTCCGATGCGTTCTCATCTCCGttcaggtaacaccctaacGGGTGATGATCGATTTATTTACACTGCATACTCCCATTGGCCTCAGAAAGAAAAACATTAGGATAGACCCAAACGAGGAGACTGAGGAAGAGTTCACCAAAATATCTGGAGGGAACCCATAGTGTGTGTCAAGTGTCCACACGtatctcttattattattatttttatattggtAAGAGTCCACACGCATCTCTACCTTCTAAAGAAATTAGGAAGCAGAATTCCAATAAACCCCATTTTTAACTCAAAAATAGTATTAGGTATTACTCTAGAAGAAGACCCCCACCTCACCCAACATTTTTCCCCAATCAAAAGCTCTAACCTCATttgccaaaacccaaaaatccattctctctctttaaatCAACGGCAACCTCACAATCATTTCTCAAACAGGCAAAAAGCTCTACCTAGAAATCCCTCTCAAACTTCCAATCTTTCTCTATCTTTTGTTCGCCTAACCTTCACTAAAGCCACACAAACTCAAATCAACTATCTAACATGACACGTACACATGTCACATACCATACAAAAGAACACTACTGACGTGTAAACTAACACCCCACCCATTCACTTTCTCACACATAAGCCCCCTTTCCTATGTAATCTtcaaccctctctctctttccatgaTCACCAACACGAAGACGAAGCAGCAGAACTAATTCTCTAACTCACCAGACATCACCCAACATGAGTGAGCAGAATTCTACAGAACCTAACGACCTGCAGGTTGCTGCAAGTACTACTCCCTCTAAACAACAAGAGAAAACCACCACTGGAGATTCAAATGTGTACAAAGAGTCGGAAGAAGACGTTATCAAATTAAAAGGCACCACAGAGTCTGAAAAGAAACAAGTCGAATTGCAAGGCCAGTTTCCAGATGATCATGTTgttgaaaaggaagaaaacgACGATGACATTAATTCAGATGCAACACCAGAGGACATTTCTGGACGTGAGAGACTAAAGAGACATCGTAAGGAAGTAGCAGGTCAAGTCTGGATACCAGAAAAGTGGGGTAAGGAGGAATTTCTCGAGGATTGGATCGATTGTTCTGCCTTCAATGCATCTCTGGTTCCCACTGGAATAATATCTGCCAGAGCCGCTTTAATCGATGAAGGACCACGAGCCAAATTCAGGTGgaattaattatatatagataTTAATAGATATTGAATATTAATGCATATTTAGCTAAGCTAGCTTAAGATGGTATGACCTTTGCCTTTTGTCAATCTCATTCATCTGTAACTTCCTTCAAATAGGAAAGAAACGTACAtggtgttttgattttttttattttttttattttttttttatttttttatttttatagttagTAAAGTtgcagaaaataaataaaaaatttacctCTTTAGAAAAGCCTTTCAAGTTTTctgaatattaaaaaacaaaaagctcCTAAAAATCATAGATATGAGGAAATTGTTTACGTCTTTCCCATTCCAATTTCTATGGTTCTGACCATTTCGATCAGATTCAAATCGGAATCGATGCCGTTTTATAAACCTTGTGTGCCTTAGTAATTTAAAGCAAACATgccacagaaaaaaaaaaaacacatctcAATAGTCGGGCCAAAACCTAGCTGCATCAAGTTGGTACATGAATCCCACAGGTACTTCCATTTGTTGCTTACAGATAATTAATCCTTCATAGGAGGGTGGACCtgggtgcaacggtaaggttgttcGAGTctttggaaacaacctcttcgAAAagtgggttggggggggggggttaaggtTGCGTAGACTATGACCCTCCCCATACCTCACAGTGCCGGGATTCtagtgcactaggtacgcccttttttttaggtaaataaTCATTCATAATGAAATTACATATGAATATTATGTAGAAATATAATTTTCCTATTGATGTTGATCAAGGTGGGTATCAATACTAGCACTAGTCGCTGCGCcaagcgcctaacctgagtttctagcGCAGTCACCCTATGGTTTCTGTCTGAAACCTCAAATCCAGCTTTACACAGGCTACGTAAAAGTGTGATCTCTTTTCTATTGGACCAgataaggtctcatcttagctttAACTAAGGTTCCACGAAGCAAAAATGCTCATAGGCTCATCTTGCTCGCTACCCTCAAGCGCCAAGGCGAGTCACCTGTGTGAGTGGGTCGACTCAATGCCTGGTGACATCCTTACAATAAACAAATGTGTACACACAATATCGCTCAAGAAAATATATCATACATATATGAAAGAGAGATACAAATAAATGTCCATCTAAGAAAGTGTCCCAAAGTAAATATATATCAAATCCGCCTctgtcccaagttcctaacatgaacaaggaaaacatctctAGAAATGGGCTTCGTCAAAGGATCAGCCAATATTTTATCAGTGGAGAAACATGCACAACAATGTCTCAAATGTAATGATATTGTATGTCAATGTGTTTGGCTCTCCCAtgaaacttggggtccttcaCAAAAGCCAGTGCTGTTGTGTTGtcacaatgtataagcacaACGTCGTCTAAGTGAATAGAAACACTAAAGCACCGTTTGACAACGTTACTAGTGTTTCTGTGCCATTTCTGATCAAAAACATATTTTGGTGTTACTGTTACCAGAATAACGTTACTGGCTtcctgaaaggtgtttgataaacctgcTCTAGAAACGTATCCAGAACACTATTACtactgaaaggtgtttgataaaacttGTTTCTGTAATagttttgtattgattaatataaattacaaaattgccatttttactaaaatacatataaaaattatttttaataaaaaaaattttaaaaaaaatatgaaaaaaaggatcttggtggattcgaaccaccatccccttggaacatgcttgagacatccTTATGTTCCAattgctctaccaatttgacctatagacccaacaagtaaagtttgaaatttaccaTGAGACCATGCCACAAACCATGCTTCAATGATAATACTAAACACAATCAACCATTTCATTCTACATGTCAAACAAAATcagaataaacaaataaaagaaaagaaaagaaaagaaaagaaaaaaatatcacaaagcAAACATTAATAGATCACAAGTGGCAATCCAATGGAAGCAACAAAATTTCATCAACACTTATCCAAATTAACTAGCTATGCTGTAGCAAATTCATATCATGACTCAATATTATGTATGTAATCCAGTGATCCACCATGATGACTAGCACATGTCTTCACCTCTTCTCGGTGCAATGACAGGATGCAGAAGAGCTGAAGGCTAGAAAGAACATATAACATGACAGTTTCAGGTGAAGGGTACCATTTAAGTGAGAAGATGCTTACATTAGGAAAAAGTTAttaagacaaggggcaaaatTGATTAAGAAGGTTCTGCCATGTGCAACAAAGACCAACAAATACAGCAATTTGGGGCTATAAAGGTTAATTTAGAATGTTGGAGGTGCAAAAATGACAAGGGAAAGGCGGAAGATGACCAAGGTATGTGTGTTTTGAGGATACATGGATAAATACAAAACAAATTCAGAC
This window encodes:
- the LOC122650588 gene encoding protein BIC1-like; this encodes MSEQNSTEPNDLQVAASTTPSKQQEKTTTGDSNVYKESEEDVIKLKGTTESEKKQVELQGQFPDDHVVEKEENDDDINSDATPEDISGRERLKRHRKEVAGQVWIPEKWGKEEFLEDWIDCSAFNASLVPTGIISARAALIDEGPRAKFRWN